One genomic window of Hyalangium gracile includes the following:
- the tmk gene encoding dTMP kinase: MSTLRRKPGRGRFIVLEGLDGAGTTTQAERLAAALRAEGHAVLTTREPSDGPIGTLIRQALTGRLVLPGGAGPLAQETLALLYAADRTDHLKARVLPALEAGQIVLSDRYVLSSLAYQGASLSMAWVEAANGYAVPPDLTLFVHVSPSVAAQRRAARGGAKELFEEDALQRRIARQYEEAIRRREAQERIVRIDGEQSVEAVTDAALKEIHAILGRKRAR; this comes from the coding sequence GTGAGCACGCTCCGTCGAAAGCCGGGGCGCGGTCGCTTCATCGTCCTCGAAGGCCTGGACGGGGCGGGGACCACCACGCAGGCCGAGCGGCTCGCCGCCGCCCTGCGGGCCGAGGGCCACGCCGTGCTCACCACGCGCGAGCCCTCGGATGGGCCCATCGGGACGCTGATCCGCCAGGCACTCACGGGGCGGCTGGTGCTGCCCGGGGGCGCGGGCCCGCTGGCGCAGGAGACGCTGGCGCTGCTGTATGCCGCGGACCGGACGGACCACCTGAAGGCCCGGGTGCTCCCGGCGCTGGAGGCGGGGCAGATCGTCCTCAGCGACCGGTACGTGCTGTCCTCGCTGGCCTACCAGGGCGCCAGCCTCTCCATGGCCTGGGTGGAGGCGGCGAACGGGTACGCGGTGCCGCCGGACCTCACGCTGTTCGTCCACGTGTCGCCCTCGGTGGCGGCGCAGCGGCGCGCGGCGCGGGGTGGGGCGAAGGAGCTCTTCGAGGAGGATGCGCTCCAGCGGCGGATTGCCCGGCAGTACGAGGAGGCCATCCGCCGGCGCGAGGCGCAGGAGCGGATCGTCCGCATCGACGGCGAGCAGTCCGTCGAGGCCGTGACGGACGCGGCGCTCAAGGAGATCCACGCGATCCTGGGGCGCAAGCGGGCGCGCTGA
- a CDS encoding competence/damage-inducible protein A, whose protein sequence is MERTGAAAVIIGNEVLTAKVVDANGPYLIRRLREIGIPLRSVEIVTDDVDAIVDAVARARSKAAYVFTSGGIGPTHDDVTVRAVALAMGRQVVRLPEMVALIRQRSDHLSEEALRLADAPEGAVLLQQEGSWFPVLTVDNTFLLPGVPQLFRLQLETVLKRLRGAPVHLRCLYLRLGESTIAAVLDRVALDMPHVAIGSYPVFDAELDYRVKVTVESAELAPVEDALARIRGGLPADAIVRQE, encoded by the coding sequence ATGGAGCGCACCGGAGCAGCGGCGGTCATCATCGGCAACGAAGTCCTCACGGCGAAGGTGGTGGATGCCAACGGCCCCTACCTCATCCGCCGCCTGCGCGAGATCGGCATCCCGCTGCGCTCGGTGGAGATCGTCACGGATGACGTGGATGCCATCGTCGACGCGGTAGCGCGGGCGCGCTCCAAGGCCGCCTACGTCTTCACCAGCGGCGGCATCGGCCCCACCCACGATGACGTCACCGTGCGCGCGGTGGCGCTCGCCATGGGCCGCCAGGTGGTGCGCCTGCCCGAGATGGTGGCGCTCATCCGCCAGCGCTCCGATCACCTCTCGGAGGAGGCGCTGCGCCTGGCGGACGCACCGGAGGGCGCGGTGCTGCTCCAGCAGGAGGGGAGCTGGTTCCCGGTGCTGACGGTGGACAACACCTTCCTGCTGCCCGGAGTGCCGCAGCTCTTCAGGCTCCAGCTGGAGACGGTGCTCAAGCGCCTGCGTGGAGCGCCGGTGCACCTGCGCTGCCTGTACCTGCGGCTGGGCGAGAGCACCATCGCCGCGGTGCTGGACCGGGTGGCCCTGGACATGCCGCACGTGGCCATCGGCTCCTACCCGGTGTTCGACGCGGAGCTGGACTACCGCGTCAAGGTGACGGTCGAGTCCGCCGAATTGGCGCCCGTGGAGGACGCCCTGGCGCGCATCCGCGGCGGGCTGCCCGCGGATGCCATCGTGCGCCAGGAGTAG